The uncultured Desulfuromonas sp. genome has a segment encoding these proteins:
- a CDS encoding biotin/lipoyl-containing protein gives MAYNIENYLNNPLIHRDRRLSQSPSAWVRSFSCEELKPLIVCRGPIRKEAMDVYDEMGITHYGILLSEKDSIVYPNALSPELRKLTDNSRVHRVPDYSGASKEERVERIGQIIGIAKDNGYNAIFAGYGFMAEDDEFVAAIEEAGLNFIGPCSGTQRAAGKKDEAKRTALQVNVSVTPGIDNVTARTLVKNYATRDSLVSLAKSKELACDEKVLADESLTLEALADHILFASYDKGIDLFSVEELCAQVQAECAEMFKNYPGARIRLKAIGGGGGKGQRILGASLLVTKEPTQEQIDAAAADAPGLVREILSEVKANGVGDNKNVLIELNIEQTRHNEIQLLGNGEWCIALGGRDCSLQMHEQKLLEISVTQEALTAEIDKAKNASLDAQAKALETDLTVLKRMEEESERFGQAVGLDSASTFECIVDGDRHYFMEVNTRIQVEHRVTELVYSLKFTNPDDENDYFVVESLVEAMALLAMHKERLPRPERQLRFGAAAEARLNATDDSLSPAAGGMINYWSAPIDGEIRDDQGICLANPDTGHFMKYKVAGAYDSNLALLLTKGEDRQQSYNHLSRVLRSTTLRGTDLATNLEFHDGLVNWFLANNVMAKPTTRFVVPYLTMVGKLKEEANKVDVVYAFVKMKKHFIKMYGEDPDVAKAVSEALDRKGTLLTRPMERLLEDPHLLSGWLSWNKKNFKFENGKVVWKRNPLGVLCETYEYLHMAWDPKKPAAEVIWSHDHELLDNALSFYRELRTKLGLGIEQFVELNEIIQKDEPQLGYDAETWKQIQSAHFGFEIGNELLGLLFMIAEKTGFYELRVEDDLEVVIPEYLHDPELQAAMKKVLVPPPATKEDEIVTPGGGMYYAQEAPGMPPFVTKGMHFEKGQPLFILEVMKMFNKIPAPFSGTIDEILIEGGDGTIVAKGQPIFKVTPDEKFVEVDPKEFERLRQETTSEFLSTVL, from the coding sequence ATGGCCTACAATATTGAGAACTATCTGAACAATCCTTTGATTCACCGTGACCGTCGTCTGAGCCAGTCGCCTTCGGCGTGGGTGCGGTCTTTTTCCTGTGAAGAACTCAAGCCCCTGATTGTCTGTCGCGGTCCGATCCGTAAAGAAGCGATGGACGTGTATGACGAAATGGGCATTACCCATTACGGAATTCTGTTGTCTGAAAAGGATTCCATTGTCTACCCGAATGCGCTATCTCCGGAACTGCGTAAGCTGACCGATAACAGTCGTGTCCACCGGGTGCCCGATTATTCCGGTGCGTCGAAGGAAGAGCGTGTTGAGCGAATCGGTCAGATTATCGGCATTGCCAAAGATAACGGCTACAATGCGATTTTTGCCGGTTACGGCTTCATGGCGGAAGATGACGAGTTTGTCGCCGCGATTGAAGAGGCTGGGCTCAACTTCATTGGTCCCTGCTCCGGTACACAGCGTGCTGCCGGTAAAAAAGACGAAGCCAAGCGCACCGCCCTGCAGGTCAACGTCTCCGTTACGCCGGGTATTGATAATGTGACAGCACGGACTCTGGTAAAAAATTACGCGACCCGTGACAGTCTGGTGTCTTTGGCCAAGTCCAAAGAGCTGGCCTGTGACGAAAAGGTCCTTGCTGATGAAAGCCTGACCCTTGAGGCGCTGGCGGATCACATTCTGTTTGCCTCCTACGACAAAGGCATTGACCTGTTCAGTGTTGAAGAGTTGTGTGCTCAGGTACAGGCCGAATGCGCCGAGATGTTTAAAAATTACCCCGGTGCCCGCATCCGTCTCAAAGCCATCGGCGGTGGTGGCGGTAAGGGCCAGCGGATTCTCGGAGCTTCCCTGCTGGTGACTAAAGAGCCGACCCAAGAGCAGATCGATGCGGCTGCCGCGGATGCGCCGGGTCTGGTACGAGAGATTCTCAGTGAGGTAAAAGCCAACGGCGTTGGCGACAACAAAAACGTCCTCATCGAGCTGAACATCGAGCAAACCCGCCACAACGAAATTCAGTTGTTGGGTAACGGTGAGTGGTGCATCGCCTTGGGGGGTCGCGATTGCTCCCTGCAGATGCATGAGCAGAAGTTGCTGGAGATTTCCGTGACTCAGGAAGCACTGACTGCGGAGATCGACAAGGCGAAAAACGCCTCTTTGGATGCTCAGGCCAAAGCTCTGGAGACGGATCTTACGGTCCTCAAGCGGATGGAAGAGGAGTCGGAGCGTTTTGGTCAGGCCGTTGGTCTTGATTCCGCGTCAACCTTCGAGTGTATTGTTGACGGCGATCGTCACTACTTTATGGAAGTGAACACGCGGATTCAGGTTGAGCACCGCGTGACCGAACTGGTCTACAGCCTCAAATTTACCAACCCGGATGATGAGAACGATTACTTCGTTGTCGAATCACTGGTTGAGGCCATGGCCCTGCTGGCTATGCACAAAGAGCGGCTGCCGCGTCCTGAGCGTCAGCTCCGGTTTGGGGCCGCTGCGGAGGCCCGCCTCAATGCGACGGACGACTCCCTGTCTCCGGCTGCCGGCGGCATGATCAATTACTGGTCGGCTCCGATTGATGGCGAAATTCGCGATGACCAGGGCATCTGCCTGGCGAATCCGGATACCGGTCACTTCATGAAGTATAAAGTTGCCGGTGCCTATGACTCCAACCTTGCCCTGTTGCTGACCAAAGGTGAAGATCGCCAACAGAGCTACAATCATCTGTCACGCGTGTTGCGCAGCACCACATTGCGCGGTACGGATTTGGCCACGAACTTGGAATTTCATGACGGCCTGGTGAACTGGTTCCTGGCCAATAATGTCATGGCTAAGCCGACTACCCGCTTTGTCGTGCCTTACCTGACCATGGTCGGTAAGTTGAAGGAGGAAGCCAATAAGGTCGATGTGGTTTATGCCTTCGTCAAGATGAAAAAACATTTCATCAAAATGTACGGTGAAGATCCTGATGTGGCCAAAGCCGTTTCTGAAGCTCTGGATCGCAAGGGAACCCTGCTGACCCGTCCCATGGAGCGCCTGCTTGAAGATCCGCATCTGCTTTCCGGCTGGTTGAGCTGGAACAAGAAAAACTTCAAGTTTGAAAACGGCAAGGTGGTTTGGAAGCGCAATCCGCTCGGTGTCTTGTGTGAAACCTATGAATACCTGCACATGGCCTGGGATCCAAAAAAACCGGCGGCCGAGGTGATCTGGTCTCATGACCACGAATTACTCGACAATGCGCTGTCTTTCTATCGTGAACTGCGCACCAAATTGGGCCTCGGTATTGAGCAATTTGTCGAGCTCAACGAGATTATTCAGAAAGATGAGCCGCAACTCGGCTACGATGCGGAAACCTGGAAACAGATTCAGTCGGCGCACTTTGGTTTCGAGATCGGCAATGAGCTGCTCGGACTCTTGTTCATGATTGCTGAGAAGACCGGGTTCTACGAGCTGCGCGTTGAAGACGATCTGGAAGTGGTCATCCCTGAATATCTGCACGATCCGGAGCTGCAGGCGGCCATGAAGAAAGTTCTGGTTCCGCCGCCGGCAACCAAGGAGGATGAAATTGTTACTCCGGGTGGTGGTATGTATTATGCTCAGGAAGCACCGGGTATGCCGCCGTTTGTGACCAAAGGGATGCACTTTGAAAAAGGTCAGCCGCTGTTCATCCTTGAAGTTATGAAGATGTTCAACAAAATTCCGGCACCGTTCTCAGGAACGATTGATGAAATCCTGATTGAAGGTGGTGATGGGACCATTGTGGCGAAAGGCCAGCCTATTTTTAAGGTCACCCCGGATGAGAAATTTGTTGAAGTAGATCCGAAGGAATTTGAACGTCTGCGTCAGGAAACAACTTCGGAGTTTTTGTCGACTGTTTTATAA
- the mce gene encoding methylmalonyl-CoA epimerase produces the protein MVKKINHIGVAVKSIEEAAPLYRDVYGMKDEGVEVVAEQKVKVAFFAVGESRIELLEPTSDDSPVARFMEKNGPGIHHVAYEVDDVEAELAKLADSGIRLIDTVPRCGAHETKIAFLHPKSSGGILTELCQVNY, from the coding sequence ATGGTAAAGAAAATCAATCACATTGGCGTCGCCGTTAAAAGCATTGAAGAGGCAGCGCCGCTCTATCGCGATGTTTATGGCATGAAGGATGAGGGCGTCGAAGTTGTTGCGGAGCAGAAGGTCAAGGTGGCCTTTTTTGCTGTTGGTGAGAGCCGTATTGAATTGCTCGAACCGACCAGTGATGATTCTCCGGTGGCGCGTTTTATGGAGAAAAACGGGCCGGGAATTCATCATGTGGCCTATGAGGTTGACGATGTCGAAGCTGAGTTGGCCAAGCTCGCGGACAGCGGTATTCGCCTCATCGATACGGTGCCGCGTTGCGGAGCGCACGAAACAAAAATCGCCTTTCTGCACCCGAAGAGCAGTGGCGGCATCTTAACAGAGTTGTGTCAGGTCAATTACTGA
- a CDS encoding VCBS repeat-containing protein, translating to MRLWLKALTPLLIALFWTASALASLTEQLRQDFSPVDGYVVMAAGAEYIIDVDSSQGVSSGDLFSVVSPGEKIVHPVSGEVIGSLDSISAVLQVTRIKTGYSYAKVLRGAATLKPGTAIHRYDSLDAVYLDETGTNQDVLSQIKEAVPTLQWQGSGVSTQADLYFQSAGTALQVRDSQGQLLRSYALTGTAVPLAANPPPIMTSAIVAPKPVITPAVNTGAVQYQAPQAVSSFASGGLNMEFPRFNKVGQFGDTTRTADFEAFNGHYLLAAASSGQIKVFDVSNGLALLADADSATLGQILSISWWQPTESELYLVANVWGDDRLESDLLKWTGHGFTLVEKGMHKLFAAFDVNGDGRSELLLTQDFNRETFYGNRVREAYLAGSELDYRDVAFDVPRNFRIIGALIADVNGDQQPEICFVRNRRLYIYSGEQQVYKSNKEIGASISGVTYDVDPAAQNPMITTAVCEVAPVAADLDGDGVKEIVAIGAEGTLLQAAGVSSTVDQSWLAVFKYQDGMMLKGMLGDKLERPIQGVAVVNGQAIMVVTEPGSLLGDAQDSSYVLAVPVQ from the coding sequence ATGAGACTATGGTTAAAGGCGCTAACGCCCCTGCTTATTGCTTTGTTTTGGACGGCCAGCGCCTTGGCCTCATTGACGGAACAGCTGAGACAGGATTTTTCGCCGGTTGACGGTTATGTTGTCATGGCTGCGGGTGCGGAATACATTATTGACGTCGATAGCAGCCAAGGAGTCAGCAGCGGCGATCTGTTCAGTGTTGTCTCTCCAGGGGAAAAAATTGTCCATCCGGTCAGTGGTGAAGTCATTGGCTCGTTGGACAGTATTTCCGCAGTGCTCCAAGTCACCCGAATCAAGACCGGATATTCCTATGCGAAAGTCCTCCGCGGCGCGGCGACCTTGAAACCGGGAACCGCGATTCATCGTTATGATAGCCTCGATGCCGTCTATCTTGATGAAACAGGAACAAATCAGGATGTGCTTTCGCAGATTAAAGAGGCTGTGCCGACCCTGCAATGGCAAGGCAGTGGTGTTTCGACGCAGGCCGATCTCTATTTTCAGTCCGCTGGCACAGCGTTGCAAGTACGTGACAGCCAGGGGCAATTGTTGAGAAGCTACGCTCTGACAGGGACAGCCGTGCCTTTGGCGGCAAATCCCCCCCCAATCATGACCTCGGCGATTGTCGCGCCTAAGCCTGTTATCACACCGGCCGTTAATACGGGCGCCGTCCAATATCAGGCTCCACAAGCGGTTTCAAGTTTTGCGTCCGGTGGCCTGAATATGGAATTCCCCCGCTTCAATAAAGTCGGCCAGTTTGGCGATACGACCAGAACGGCAGACTTTGAAGCCTTTAACGGTCACTATCTTCTGGCCGCAGCCAGTTCAGGGCAGATCAAGGTCTTTGACGTCAGCAATGGTCTCGCCCTGCTGGCAGATGCAGACAGTGCAACTCTCGGTCAGATTCTGTCGATCAGCTGGTGGCAGCCGACGGAGTCGGAACTTTATCTTGTTGCCAATGTCTGGGGCGATGATCGTCTTGAGTCTGATTTGTTGAAGTGGACCGGTCATGGCTTCACCCTGGTGGAAAAAGGGATGCACAAACTGTTTGCCGCTTTTGATGTCAATGGTGATGGTCGTTCCGAACTGTTGCTGACACAGGATTTTAACCGGGAAACATTTTACGGCAACCGGGTGCGCGAAGCCTATCTGGCTGGTAGCGAGTTGGACTATCGCGACGTTGCTTTTGACGTGCCGAGGAACTTCCGAATCATCGGGGCGTTAATCGCGGATGTTAACGGCGATCAACAGCCTGAAATCTGTTTTGTTCGCAATCGTCGACTGTATATTTACTCCGGTGAACAGCAGGTTTACAAATCAAATAAAGAGATCGGTGCATCCATCTCCGGGGTCACTTACGATGTGGATCCCGCAGCACAAAACCCGATGATCACCACGGCCGTGTGTGAAGTCGCCCCAGTCGCTGCCGATCTGGATGGTGATGGGGTAAAAGAGATTGTCGCCATCGGCGCAGAAGGCACATTGCTCCAGGCGGCAGGGGTCAGCTCAACGGTCGATCAGAGCTGGCTGGCTGTATTCAAGTACCAGGATGGCATGATGCTCAAGGGAATGTTGGGCGATAAGCTGGAACGACCTATTCAGGGTGTGGCCGTCGTCAATGGCCAGGCTATTATGGTGGTAACGGAACCGGGATCACTGCTCGGCGATGCACAGGACAGCAGCTACGTATTGGCGGTGCCGGTGCAGTAG
- a CDS encoding IS30 family transposase, translated as MSYTHLSEHERYVISHLQYSFSIREIARRLGRNHSTISREIKRAKARHPWTIYYCDWTQPLALERRHKPRHFRRQNNSRLVSYVESKLKLEWSPEEIANRIRMDYPTDDTMRISHETIYRWIYLEGSVGGVLYQRLRRKHKKRRKQRRYGAGYRFRVDRISIDQRPGIVANRSRFGDWEGDTVQGKPGSGCIATMVERKSRYLVAVKLDNKKAATLTQRCVKAFGPIPRRMRQSLTLDNGSEFANFKELEKKTRLSIYFADPYAAWQRGANENTNGLLRQYFPKGIDFRKTDEIAVTEAVRKLNNRPRKCLGYRTPNEVFWSAARGALAI; from the coding sequence ATGTCCTACACCCATCTTAGCGAACACGAACGTTATGTCATCAGTCATTTGCAATATTCGTTCAGCATACGTGAAATTGCTCGACGATTAGGCCGAAACCACAGCACGATAAGTCGCGAAATCAAGCGGGCTAAAGCGAGACATCCATGGACAATCTACTATTGCGATTGGACGCAACCGCTGGCACTCGAACGCCGCCACAAGCCCCGTCATTTTCGTCGACAGAACAATTCACGACTGGTTTCCTATGTTGAGTCGAAACTTAAGCTTGAATGGTCACCGGAAGAAATAGCAAATAGAATCCGCATGGATTATCCCACTGACGATACGATGCGGATTAGTCATGAAACCATCTATCGCTGGATTTATCTTGAGGGCAGTGTTGGTGGCGTTCTTTATCAACGCTTGCGCCGAAAACATAAAAAACGGCGAAAACAGCGCCGGTATGGTGCTGGATATCGCTTTAGAGTAGATCGCATAAGCATTGATCAGCGTCCAGGAATCGTTGCAAATCGCAGCCGGTTTGGTGACTGGGAAGGTGATACGGTCCAAGGAAAACCAGGAAGTGGCTGCATAGCAACCATGGTTGAGCGCAAGAGTCGCTACCTCGTTGCAGTTAAACTTGACAACAAGAAAGCCGCCACATTGACACAGCGATGCGTTAAAGCATTTGGCCCTATCCCCCGCAGGATGCGCCAATCCTTGACGTTGGATAACGGTTCTGAATTTGCAAACTTCAAAGAGCTTGAGAAAAAGACAAGATTGAGCATTTACTTTGCTGATCCGTATGCCGCATGGCAACGCGGTGCGAATGAAAATACCAACGGCTTGTTGAGACAATATTTTCCAAAAGGAATAGATTTTCGCAAAACAGATGAAATCGCAGTCACTGAGGCCGTAAGAAAGTTAAATAATCGACCACGCAAATGCCTTGGATACCGAACGCCTAATGAAGTGTTCTGGTCGGCGGCACGTGGTGCACTTGCAATTTGA